The following proteins are encoded in a genomic region of Cyclonatronum proteinivorum:
- a CDS encoding LPP20 family lipoprotein, with protein MEKNKLLTVLVAFITFFLIQACGTSERTASETVVTQETVVRQDQTGTTATTQVVRINDQELRSVRSEWENEYLYAEGSVPVVDRYPDENRNRGLARRGAIADAQRNLAQQISEVRITETVTMRDLEVSDFVRTEMNAVLRNLEVVNETFDASSNHYNVTIRMPLMSVYRVVEQYTKR; from the coding sequence ATGGAAAAGAATAAATTGCTGACTGTACTTGTTGCTTTTATAACTTTTTTTCTGATACAGGCTTGCGGAACTTCAGAAAGAACAGCATCTGAAACAGTTGTAACACAAGAAACGGTTGTAAGACAAGACCAAACCGGAACTACTGCGACAACTCAGGTAGTACGAATCAATGATCAGGAGCTGCGCTCTGTAAGATCTGAATGGGAAAATGAGTATTTATATGCAGAAGGTTCTGTGCCTGTTGTTGATCGATATCCCGATGAAAACCGAAACAGAGGTTTGGCAAGAAGAGGTGCGATTGCAGACGCGCAGCGTAATCTTGCGCAGCAGATTAGCGAGGTGCGGATTACAGAAACCGTTACAATGAGGGATCTTGAAGTTTCTGACTTTGTCCGAACGGAGATGAATGCCGTTTTAAGAAACCTTGAGGTTGTTAATGAGACATTTGATGCGTCTTCGAATCATTATAATGTTACTATAAGAATGCCCTTGATGTCTGTATACAGGGTTGTTGAGCAATACACCAAGCGGTGA
- a CDS encoding NIF family HAD-type phosphatase yields MPPTSPILLILDLDETLLHAADTRVDGRVPDAEVLGFQVYFRPHVADFLRKCAEDFELAIWSSGTDDYVEAMVDALPAHRSLFRFVWGRSRCTYKRERANSGFGELLPDYEYTKQLSKVVRTGYRKERILIVEDTPLKVLNCYGNAIYVPPFMGQPDDVLLELHAYLQTLKDAEDVRRIEKRFWRGK; encoded by the coding sequence ATGCCCCCCACGAGCCCCATCCTCCTCATCCTCGACCTCGATGAAACCCTCCTTCATGCCGCCGATACGCGCGTTGACGGCAGGGTGCCTGATGCAGAAGTGCTGGGGTTTCAGGTATATTTCAGGCCGCATGTCGCGGACTTTCTCCGGAAGTGCGCGGAAGATTTTGAGCTTGCGATTTGGTCATCAGGCACGGATGATTATGTGGAAGCTATGGTTGATGCGCTGCCCGCGCATCGGTCGCTGTTCCGTTTCGTTTGGGGACGCAGCCGCTGCACCTACAAGCGCGAGCGGGCAAATTCCGGCTTCGGCGAGCTGCTGCCGGATTACGAGTACACCAAGCAGCTAAGTAAGGTCGTCCGTACCGGCTACCGGAAGGAGCGGATTCTGATTGTGGAGGATACTCCGCTGAAGGTTCTAAACTGCTACGGAAATGCGATTTATGTACCACCGTTTATGGGTCAGCCGGATGATGTGCTCTTGGAGCTGCACGCCTACCTGCAAACGCTGAAAGATGCGGAGGATGTGCGGCGGATTGAGAAACGGTTTTGGCGGGGGAAATGA
- a CDS encoding nuclear transport factor 2 family protein → MLHKLTPLLLLTLFACTSTTAQHDAGSFSDFMDAFDEAIQVFVNGEPEPFMGLWAQQERTTLAGGLGGEIEFGWEAISERLVRVSGMYGQFDQARYQAQRVAYGYGDRFGYLVQHEEIEIDDAESGTTATRFYRATMTFERIGDTWRVVHRQADLHTVEDDGLRD, encoded by the coding sequence ATGCTCCACAAACTAACCCCCCTCCTCCTCCTCACCCTCTTCGCCTGCACCTCTACCACGGCGCAGCACGATGCGGGAAGCTTCTCTGATTTTATGGATGCCTTTGATGAGGCCATTCAGGTTTTTGTGAATGGGGAGCCGGAGCCGTTTATGGGGCTTTGGGCGCAGCAGGAGCGGACGACCCTTGCGGGCGGACTTGGCGGAGAGATTGAGTTCGGATGGGAGGCCATCAGCGAGCGGCTTGTACGGGTGAGCGGGATGTACGGTCAGTTCGATCAGGCCCGGTATCAGGCGCAGCGCGTTGCCTACGGGTATGGGGATCGTTTCGGCTATTTGGTGCAGCACGAAGAAATCGAGATCGATGATGCCGAAAGCGGCACAACGGCGACCCGCTTTTACCGTGCTACCATGACGTTCGAGCGCATCGGCGATACCTGGCGCGTCGTGCACCGGCAGGCCGATCTTCACACGGTGGAAGATGACGGCCTCCGCGATTAG
- a CDS encoding HNH endonuclease, whose product MRAVLKGESPQTYKRYQDARNDLGSRIDWHCSYCEMAITNMIEVEHVVPTANGGDPLAWENLLLSCKYCNTVKGARNLSREGYIWPDRDNSDAAFDYSETGGITAKDTPVRAEAIATIGLMGLDRNPGTSHEPSKAD is encoded by the coding sequence GTGAGAGCTGTTTTAAAAGGTGAATCACCACAGACCTACAAAAGATATCAGGATGCACGAAACGACCTGGGCAGCAGGATTGACTGGCATTGCTCGTACTGCGAAATGGCCATCACGAATATGATCGAAGTAGAACATGTGGTTCCAACGGCCAACGGAGGTGATCCCTTAGCCTGGGAAAACCTTTTGCTTTCCTGCAAATACTGCAATACGGTGAAAGGAGCCCGCAATTTATCAAGAGAGGGATATATCTGGCCTGATCGTGATAACTCAGATGCAGCTTTTGACTACTCGGAAACAGGCGGGATAACCGCCAAAGATACTCCGGTTCGGGCGGAAGCCATAGCAACCATCGGGTTAATGGGATTAGACAGAAATCCGGGCACTTCACACGAGCCAAGCAAAGCCGATTAA
- a CDS encoding AAA family ATPase, with translation MKIKQATIRNFKGIQELSLNLNDQLNIFIGDNGSGKTAVLEALLIAAGSLFIGVRDVSTKGIANDEIAYRNEEYQFPVEIIAEGVVNNASIQWSRERNTRKGSTTKKNASAISMMGKRLDVAIRKGEKVKLPLISYFSTGRLFLIAQDRQRKDKASAKPKEIGSRLRGYREAFDAKSNFRRFTEWFRLKEMSQIQRNEQDLTLNLIKTAITEALPGCRKIIYDLDPDTGRGLTLEFEDGRVLPFNYLSDGYRSFLAMIADIAHRCVLLNPYLGEEALKETQGIIFIDELDLHLHPAWQKIIVTSLLQTFPKIQFIATTHSPFLIQETDLGQLFILENCKLKNVKGASELSIEDIAEFIQGVEMPQWSTKKTELFEMAKDVYRDLDAGKVLSETDAMKLAERIRPFSQNPAFDAFIEQEKLKNAGK, from the coding sequence ATGAAAATCAAACAAGCAACCATCCGAAACTTCAAGGGCATTCAAGAGTTAAGCCTGAACCTCAATGATCAGCTAAACATATTTATCGGCGATAACGGGAGTGGGAAAACGGCTGTACTTGAAGCCCTGCTCATTGCCGCGGGCTCCCTGTTTATCGGCGTGAGGGACGTTTCTACCAAAGGTATAGCAAACGACGAGATAGCCTACAGAAATGAAGAGTATCAGTTTCCGGTAGAAATTATTGCGGAAGGGGTTGTCAATAATGCCAGCATTCAGTGGAGCCGGGAGCGCAACACACGAAAAGGCAGTACAACTAAAAAAAATGCATCCGCAATCAGCATGATGGGCAAAAGGCTTGACGTAGCCATCAGAAAGGGGGAGAAAGTAAAGCTGCCGCTGATTAGTTATTTTTCGACCGGCAGGCTGTTCCTTATTGCACAGGATCGCCAGCGGAAAGACAAAGCATCTGCAAAACCCAAAGAAATAGGTTCCCGGCTGAGGGGATACCGGGAAGCTTTTGATGCCAAGTCCAATTTCAGAAGATTCACGGAATGGTTCCGACTGAAAGAGATGTCCCAGATCCAGCGCAACGAACAAGACCTTACGCTAAACCTGATAAAAACCGCAATTACAGAAGCGCTGCCCGGATGCCGGAAAATAATCTATGATCTTGATCCTGACACAGGCAGAGGGCTGACCCTCGAATTTGAAGACGGCCGCGTACTTCCCTTTAACTACCTCAGCGATGGCTACCGCAGCTTCCTTGCTATGATTGCCGATATAGCACACCGCTGTGTTTTGCTGAATCCGTACTTGGGAGAAGAGGCCTTAAAAGAGACACAGGGAATTATTTTTATTGATGAATTAGATCTGCACCTGCATCCTGCCTGGCAGAAAATCATTGTCACAAGTCTGTTGCAAACCTTTCCAAAAATTCAGTTCATCGCCACTACGCATAGTCCGTTCCTAATACAGGAAACAGACCTTGGTCAGCTTTTCATATTGGAGAACTGCAAGTTGAAAAATGTAAAAGGGGCTTCAGAGCTGAGTATTGAAGATATTGCCGAGTTTATTCAAGGTGTTGAAATGCCGCAATGGAGTACGAAAAAAACGGAGCTATTTGAAATGGCCAAAGATGTTTACAGGGATTTAGATGCCGGTAAGGTATTGTCAGAAACGGACGCTATGAAGTTGGCGGAACGCATCAGGCCATTTTCTCAAAACCCGGCATTTGATGCCTTTATAGAACAGGAAAAACTTAAAAATGCGGGCAAATAG
- a CDS encoding 3'-5' exonuclease, with product MQFLIADTFTDSLAKLTNEEQKAVKTTVFDLQVDPANNGIKLHRIARVKDKGFWSARVSRDIRLIIHKSAQSMLVCYVDHHDQAYDWASRRKLERHPTTGAAQMVLIRERVQEVLIPTYVQKPEPKQRPLAAVPEGKLLQYGIPQEWVKEAKQADEDELLALAALLPAEAAEALLNLAVGHEPPLPLQADPASDPFEHPDAKRRFRVMDNLEELQLALEYPWEKWSVFLHPAQREIVQQAGGGPARVSGTAGTGKTIVALHRAVWLAEQHPEARVLLTTFSDVLASALDVKLRRLISTRPRLKERIETHALPELGLRLYKSRFGEAALADDATIAKLLQEAVEGEEAATFSARFLMEEWKEVVDAWQLQSWDEYRVVQRIGRKTRLPENRRKLLWAVFEKLREKLAANNLTSLNAVYRRLEAQYRSEGRFPYDFVVVDESQDISVAQLRLLSLLGDKPGGLFFAGDLGQRIFQQPFSWKSLGVDIRGRSRTLHINYRTSHQIRRQADLLLDPVVRDVDGNEEVRNKTVSVFNSPTPDIHVFETEEAEQQAVTAWLADKLESGVQPSEIGLFTRTEHELDRAKQALEAAGYPYTLMTGRVQESRGITLSTMHLAKGLEFRAVVVMACDDEVIPLQSRIEQIADQADLEEIYNTERHLLYVACTRARDYLLVTGTSPESEFLDDLRGK from the coding sequence ATGCAGTTTCTTATCGCCGATACCTTCACCGACAGCCTCGCCAAGCTCACGAACGAGGAGCAAAAGGCCGTAAAGACAACGGTTTTTGATCTTCAGGTTGATCCGGCCAATAACGGGATTAAACTGCATCGTATCGCGCGTGTGAAGGACAAAGGGTTTTGGTCCGCCCGGGTGTCGCGGGACATCCGGCTCATCATCCATAAATCAGCCCAAAGCATGCTGGTGTGCTATGTGGATCATCACGATCAGGCATACGATTGGGCTTCACGCCGAAAGCTTGAGCGACACCCAACAACCGGCGCGGCGCAGATGGTCCTTATTCGGGAGCGGGTGCAGGAAGTCCTGATTCCAACCTACGTTCAAAAGCCGGAGCCGAAACAACGCCCGCTGGCTGCGGTACCCGAGGGGAAGTTGCTGCAATACGGCATCCCGCAGGAGTGGGTCAAAGAAGCCAAACAGGCCGATGAGGATGAGCTGCTCGCCCTTGCGGCCCTCCTGCCTGCCGAGGCTGCGGAAGCGCTGCTGAATCTTGCGGTCGGACACGAGCCGCCGCTGCCACTGCAGGCCGATCCGGCGTCTGATCCTTTTGAGCACCCCGATGCGAAACGCCGTTTCCGTGTGATGGATAACCTCGAAGAGCTGCAGCTCGCCCTGGAATATCCCTGGGAAAAGTGGTCGGTTTTCCTGCATCCGGCACAGCGGGAAATCGTGCAGCAGGCAGGCGGTGGTCCAGCGCGGGTTTCCGGTACGGCCGGGACCGGGAAAACCATCGTAGCCCTGCACCGCGCCGTTTGGCTGGCCGAGCAGCATCCGGAGGCCCGCGTACTGCTCACGACCTTCTCGGATGTACTGGCCTCAGCACTTGATGTAAAGCTCCGGCGGCTGATCAGCACCCGGCCTCGCCTCAAGGAGCGCATTGAGACACACGCCCTGCCTGAATTGGGACTCCGGCTGTACAAAAGCCGTTTTGGCGAAGCAGCGCTTGCAGACGACGCAACCATCGCCAAACTGCTTCAGGAAGCGGTTGAGGGGGAGGAAGCCGCAACCTTCAGTGCCCGCTTTTTGATGGAAGAATGGAAGGAAGTCGTCGATGCCTGGCAGCTTCAAAGCTGGGATGAATACCGTGTAGTACAGCGTATAGGCCGAAAAACGCGGCTGCCGGAAAACCGCCGCAAGCTGCTTTGGGCCGTTTTCGAAAAGCTCCGCGAAAAACTTGCGGCAAACAACCTGACAAGCCTGAATGCGGTGTACCGGCGCCTTGAAGCACAGTACCGGAGTGAAGGCCGCTTTCCGTACGATTTTGTGGTTGTGGATGAATCGCAGGATATCAGCGTCGCACAGTTACGGCTGCTTTCCCTGCTGGGTGATAAACCCGGCGGATTGTTTTTTGCCGGAGATCTTGGTCAGCGCATTTTTCAGCAGCCCTTTTCATGGAAATCCCTCGGCGTTGATATCCGAGGCAGGTCACGCACGCTGCACATCAACTACCGCACCTCGCATCAGATACGCAGGCAAGCAGATTTACTGCTCGATCCCGTTGTCAGAGATGTGGACGGCAACGAAGAAGTGCGCAACAAAACGGTCTCGGTATTCAACAGTCCCACCCCGGATATTCACGTTTTTGAAACGGAAGAAGCAGAGCAGCAGGCGGTAACCGCATGGCTTGCTGACAAGCTGGAAAGCGGTGTTCAACCTTCGGAAATCGGGCTGTTCACCCGCACAGAACATGAGCTCGATCGCGCAAAACAAGCGCTTGAGGCCGCAGGGTACCCCTACACGCTTATGACGGGCCGGGTGCAGGAAAGCCGGGGCATTACCCTCAGCACCATGCATCTGGCCAAGGGTTTGGAATTCCGTGCGGTTGTCGTCATGGCCTGCGATGATGAGGTCATCCCCCTGCAAAGCCGCATCGAACAAATCGCTGATCAAGCCGACCTCGAAGAAATCTACAACACCGAACGGCACCTTCTCTATGTAGCCTGCACCCGCGCCCGGGATTACCTGCTCGTAACCGGCACGTCACCAGAATCAGAATTTCTGGATGATTTGCGTGGAAAGTGA
- a CDS encoding AAA family ATPase produces MKQFESNNLGQIKEANITFGDFTVFIGPQASGKSILLQMFKLALDGGHILAQMKNHGVQHKGNPNEFLDLYMGEGMGKILRQDTEIRVDGAVSEVHDFIQEKGTQHERVAYVPAQRVLAMHHGWPRPYSDFRLKDPFVLKKFSSGLQHWLDLGLDQTSGDVFPATGLMHAEIEEHIRKAIFVNASVKLDKSTPQMRLMLDTGESQISYLGWSAGQREFTPLLLQLYGLLQNGPSPNGKLQHHQYVIIEEPEMGLHPMAIEALMLLFLELMSRGYNVIVSTHSSTILQLCWTVRLMQQMKAKPEELRKLFSLGQISDSLHAIFEHTLNRAAFYTYFFDRKSDEVTVRDISALEQTDEDPDLAEWGGMTAFGSKASELISNLMASRDAF; encoded by the coding sequence ATGAAACAGTTTGAATCAAACAACCTCGGTCAAATCAAAGAAGCCAACATCACCTTTGGCGACTTTACCGTTTTTATTGGCCCGCAGGCGAGCGGGAAAAGCATCCTGCTTCAGATGTTCAAGCTGGCTTTGGATGGCGGGCACATCCTCGCGCAGATGAAAAATCACGGCGTACAGCACAAAGGCAACCCCAACGAGTTCCTCGATCTGTACATGGGCGAGGGTATGGGGAAAATACTGCGTCAGGATACCGAAATACGGGTAGATGGTGCGGTGTCCGAGGTGCATGATTTCATCCAAGAAAAAGGGACGCAACACGAGCGCGTAGCCTATGTGCCGGCGCAGCGCGTGCTTGCCATGCATCACGGATGGCCGAGACCGTATTCTGACTTCCGCCTTAAAGATCCCTTTGTGCTAAAAAAATTCAGCAGTGGCCTGCAACATTGGCTGGATTTAGGGCTTGACCAAACAAGCGGGGATGTCTTTCCTGCAACGGGCCTGATGCATGCGGAGATTGAAGAACACATCCGCAAGGCCATTTTTGTGAACGCAAGCGTGAAACTCGACAAAAGCACACCACAAATGCGCCTCATGCTCGATACCGGCGAAAGTCAGATTTCCTATCTCGGCTGGTCAGCCGGTCAGCGCGAATTCACTCCTTTACTGCTACAACTGTACGGGTTACTGCAAAACGGTCCATCCCCGAACGGGAAGCTTCAGCATCATCAGTATGTCATCATCGAAGAACCGGAAATGGGGCTGCATCCGATGGCCATTGAAGCGCTCATGCTCCTTTTCCTTGAACTCATGTCACGGGGGTATAACGTTATCGTGTCAACGCATTCATCCACCATTTTACAGCTTTGCTGGACGGTGCGCCTGATGCAGCAGATGAAAGCAAAGCCGGAGGAACTTCGCAAGCTGTTTAGCTTAGGCCAAATATCTGATTCGCTGCACGCCATTTTTGAGCACACCCTAAACCGTGCTGCTTTTTATACTTACTTCTTCGACCGGAAATCAGACGAAGTGACTGTGCGAGACATTTCAGCACTTGAGCAAACAGACGAAGACCCGGACCTGGCCGAATGGGGAGGCATGACGGCCTTTGGCAGTAAAGCCTCTGAACTCATCTCCAACTTAATGGCTTCAAGAGATGCGTTTTAA
- a CDS encoding site-specific DNA-methyltransferase: MASLAEREGLRGKVQCIYFDPPYGIKFNSNFQWSTTTRDVKDGKAEHITREPEQVKAFRDTWRDGIHSYLTYLRDRLTVARDLLTESGSIFVQIGDENVHRVRSLMDEVFGDENFVSLISFRTTTGKASSILDSTRDFIIWFAKSKENIKYRKLWFYRDYDKDLNYRHDFDEYGVFKNSDGNPYRLARMNPITSQSGSNTTMFEYSFQNRGFRPGKGGWKTNLKGMNRLNKASRLTFSGKTLGFIRPAVDFPCQAFNDIWDDTRQSGFGDEKKYVVQTATTVIQRCITLTTDPGDLVLDPTCGSGTTAYVAEQWGRRWITIDTSRVSLALARARLMGAKYDYYLLADSEEGQEKEAELQRRPPSMKPTYGDIRQGFVYERVPHIMLRDIANNAEIDVIWDQFQEKMEPVRAQLNTELGKSWEEWEIPREAGEPWPEPAQDVHADIKAELEKGIEASKVRLSNLLTKLTEALGRTLSLEELPEKPRDPWPDKANQLHAKWWKLRIKRQNEMDASIAANAEQEYLYDRPYTDKNKVRVAGPFTVESLSPHRTAALDENDEIIDRKTAAPGNGYRKTRDFGELIIDNLREAGIQQAHKEDRITFESLEPWPGKNIAAEGFYYEGETRRRAGILIGPEFGTVMRADLVDAAREAADVGFDVIISCAFSYEAHAADVNKIGIIPVLKANMNADLHTADDLTGKGNLFVIFGEPDVDVASEEWLVDRHHQKLAPYEIFKIISGTDRLEEINRLKHSDLQAYLKLSNRREIWDYITNAAGRHLDTRKHSGGSGKADNGGISAVAWDSAGISGRAGNLSDYLGALTTGDRDGLQQLVARLRGNKQNAKRSDEGANQALNASHLPLTNTHYYQVRINGVDVFHPQTGEIRSDNADGIACWFLDTDYNEESFFVRHAYFLGAGVNDPYKSLKTTLKNEINKQAWETLNSDTSVPFEKPASGRIAVKVINHLGDEVMKVFRV; encoded by the coding sequence ATGGCTTCCCTTGCCGAGCGGGAGGGCCTGCGGGGCAAGGTGCAGTGCATTTATTTCGATCCGCCCTACGGCATCAAGTTCAACTCCAACTTTCAGTGGAGCACAACAACGCGGGATGTGAAGGATGGGAAGGCGGAGCACATCACCCGGGAGCCGGAGCAGGTGAAAGCCTTCCGCGATACCTGGCGCGACGGCATTCACTCCTACCTCACCTACCTGCGCGACCGCCTGACCGTAGCCCGCGACCTGCTCACCGAATCCGGCTCCATTTTCGTGCAAATCGGAGATGAAAATGTGCACCGGGTGAGGTCTTTGATGGATGAGGTTTTTGGGGATGAGAATTTTGTGAGTTTGATTAGCTTCAGAACAACAACTGGAAAAGCTTCATCAATATTGGATAGTACACGTGATTTTATTATTTGGTTTGCGAAATCAAAAGAAAATATCAAGTATAGAAAACTGTGGTTTTATAGAGATTATGATAAGGATTTAAATTATAGACATGATTTTGATGAATATGGTGTATTCAAAAATAGTGATGGTAATCCATATAGATTGGCAAGAATGAATCCAATAACATCACAGTCTGGAAGCAATACAACAATGTTTGAGTATTCATTTCAAAATAGGGGATTTAGGCCTGGTAAAGGCGGATGGAAAACAAATTTAAAAGGAATGAATAGATTGAATAAAGCATCTAGACTAACATTTTCTGGTAAAACTTTAGGATTCATTAGGCCAGCTGTTGATTTTCCCTGTCAAGCTTTTAATGATATTTGGGATGATACTAGGCAATCTGGTTTCGGCGACGAAAAAAAGTACGTAGTACAAACAGCTACAACAGTAATACAAAGGTGCATAACATTAACAACCGACCCCGGCGATCTCGTCCTTGACCCTACCTGTGGCTCCGGGACAACAGCCTATGTCGCCGAACAATGGGGGCGCCGCTGGATTACGATTGATACTTCGCGGGTTTCGCTTGCCCTTGCACGGGCCCGGCTGATGGGCGCCAAATACGACTATTACCTGCTGGCGGATTCTGAAGAAGGTCAGGAAAAAGAGGCCGAACTGCAGCGCAGGCCCCCGAGCATGAAGCCGACCTATGGCGACATCCGGCAGGGCTTTGTGTATGAGCGCGTGCCGCACATCATGCTCCGCGACATCGCGAACAACGCGGAGATTGACGTCATCTGGGATCAGTTTCAGGAAAAGATGGAGCCGGTGCGCGCGCAGCTCAATACCGAGCTGGGTAAAAGCTGGGAAGAATGGGAAATCCCGCGCGAGGCCGGAGAACCCTGGCCGGAACCCGCGCAAGACGTGCACGCCGATATCAAAGCCGAGCTTGAGAAAGGCATCGAGGCAAGTAAGGTCCGCCTCAGCAATCTGCTCACCAAACTCACCGAAGCCCTGGGTCGCACCCTAAGCCTCGAGGAGCTGCCCGAAAAGCCGCGCGATCCCTGGCCCGACAAGGCGAATCAGCTCCACGCCAAATGGTGGAAACTCCGCATCAAGCGCCAAAACGAAATGGACGCTTCCATTGCCGCCAATGCCGAGCAGGAGTACCTCTACGACCGGCCCTATACCGACAAAAACAAGGTGCGCGTAGCCGGTCCTTTCACGGTCGAAAGCCTCTCCCCGCACCGCACCGCCGCCCTCGATGAAAACGACGAAATCATCGACCGCAAAACCGCTGCGCCCGGCAACGGTTACCGCAAAACCCGCGACTTTGGCGAACTCATCATAGATAACCTGCGCGAAGCCGGCATTCAGCAGGCCCACAAAGAAGACCGCATCACCTTCGAGAGCCTCGAACCCTGGCCGGGCAAAAACATCGCCGCGGAGGGCTTCTACTACGAAGGCGAAACCCGCCGCCGCGCAGGCATCCTTATCGGTCCGGAATTCGGCACCGTCATGCGGGCTGACCTCGTTGATGCAGCCCGCGAAGCCGCAGACGTCGGTTTCGATGTGATCATTTCCTGCGCCTTCAGCTACGAAGCACACGCCGCCGATGTGAACAAGATCGGCATCATCCCGGTACTCAAAGCCAACATGAACGCCGACCTGCACACCGCCGACGACCTCACCGGCAAAGGCAACCTCTTTGTGATTTTTGGCGAGCCGGATGTGGATGTGGCAAGTGAAGAATGGTTAGTGGACAGACATCATCAAAAATTAGCACCTTATGAAATCTTTAAAATCATATCGGGAACTGACCGTCTGGAAGAAATCAATCGACTTAAGCATTCAGATTTACAGGCTTACCTCAAGCTTTCCAACCGAAGAGAAATTTGGGATTATATCACAAATGCGGCGGGCCGCCACCTCGATACCCGCAAACATAGCGGAGGGTCAGGCAAGGCGGACAACGGGGGAATTTCTGCAGTCGCTTGGGATAGCGCGGGGATCTCTGGCAGAGCTGGAAATCTTTCTGATTATCTCGGAGCGCTTACAACTGGCGACCGCGACGGATTGCAACAGCTTGTTGCGCGACTGCGAGGAAATAAGCAAAATGCTAAACGGTCTGATGAAGGCGCTAACCAAGCGCTGAACGCTTCCCACCTGCCCCTCACCAATACCCACTACTATCAGGTTAGAATTAATGGCGTTGATGTCTTTCATCCGCAAACGGGAGAAATTCGCAGCGACAATGCCGACGGCATCGCCTGCTGGTTCCTGGATACCGACTATAACGAAGAAAGCTTTTTCGTGCGTCATGCCTACTTCCTCGGCGCGGGCGTCAACGACCCCTACAAATCCCTCAAAACCACCCTCAAAAACGAAATCAACAAACAAGCCTGGGAAACCCTCAACTCCGACACCTCCGTCCCCTTCGAAAAACCCGCAAGCGGCAGAATCGCCGTGAAAGTGATTAATCACTTAGGGGATGAGGTGATGAAGGTGTTTCGGGTGTGA
- a CDS encoding N-acetylmuramoyl-L-alanine amidase, with translation MSTQKSFDVHNHWLSADHATHDKVTGKDSGAYASGLPDTIVIHYTGGPSLRSAVNTFKNPEVRASAHIVIDYDGSVVQLIPFNRRAWHAGQSQWGERTSLNQYSIGIEIVNPGYLMQHGNIWYGMFQDRYEADKVIQAVHANEQKPRWWRVFEPEQIAACKALCEALIETYNIKEILGHDEISPGRKQDPGPAFPLERIRTRLLDTNRSDETGPTPTERRQGTVTASSLNIRKAPNAGSDRVADPLPKGTSVRILKEENGWMQVETPLKGWVSTQFVNER, from the coding sequence ATGTCAACACAAAAATCCTTCGATGTGCACAATCACTGGCTATCAGCTGATCATGCCACCCATGACAAAGTTACCGGAAAAGACAGCGGTGCCTATGCCTCAGGCCTGCCCGATACCATTGTAATCCACTACACCGGCGGCCCCAGCCTGCGCTCGGCCGTCAACACCTTCAAAAATCCGGAGGTCCGGGCCTCAGCCCATATTGTCATTGACTACGACGGTTCCGTGGTACAGCTCATTCCCTTTAACCGCCGGGCCTGGCATGCAGGCCAAAGCCAGTGGGGTGAGCGCACCAGCCTCAATCAATATTCCATCGGCATTGAGATCGTAAACCCCGGCTACCTCATGCAGCACGGCAACATCTGGTACGGCATGTTCCAGGATCGCTATGAGGCCGATAAAGTTATTCAGGCCGTACACGCAAACGAGCAAAAGCCCCGCTGGTGGCGCGTGTTCGAGCCGGAACAAATAGCAGCCTGCAAGGCGCTCTGCGAAGCCCTTATTGAAACCTACAACATCAAAGAAATACTGGGGCACGACGAAATTTCACCGGGCCGCAAACAGGATCCCGGCCCCGCCTTCCCGCTTGAGCGGATCCGCACCCGCCTGCTCGATACCAACCGAAGCGACGAAACCGGGCCGACCCCGACCGAACGCAGACAGGGCACCGTAACTGCATCAAGCCTCAACATCCGAAAAGCGCCCAATGCCGGCAGCGACCGCGTCGCCGATCCCCTCCCCAAAGGCACAAGCGTCCGCATCCTGAAAGAAGAAAACGGATGGATGCAGGTCGAAACCCCCCTCAAAGGCTGGGTCTCCACTCAATTCGTAAACGAGCGGTAA
- a CDS encoding response regulator: protein MTQPNLNILVVDDIMMNRKLLAAVIKKIIPSAALTEAADGQQALDVFQRESFSAVLMDIQMPVMDGIEATRAIRAVEKERKLEPVPIIAITAGAFTGGKTRCLDAGMNAYLTKPIDTKLLHMTLKNYLII from the coding sequence ATGACTCAGCCAAACCTGAACATTCTCGTGGTTGACGATATCATGATGAACCGCAAGCTTTTAGCTGCCGTTATCAAAAAAATTATCCCGTCTGCGGCCCTCACTGAAGCCGCAGACGGGCAGCAGGCGCTTGATGTGTTTCAGCGTGAATCATTTTCCGCTGTTCTGATGGATATTCAAATGCCGGTTATGGATGGCATTGAAGCAACCCGGGCTATCCGCGCGGTAGAGAAAGAGCGGAAGCTTGAACCTGTTCCGATTATTGCCATCACTGCCGGGGCCTTTACCGGCGGCAAAACGCGCTGTCTCGATGCCGGCATGAATGCCTACCTCACCAAGCCGATCGATACGAAGCTGCTGCACATGACCCTGAAGAACTACCTGATTATCTAA